One segment of Clavelina lepadiformis chromosome 2, kaClaLepa1.1, whole genome shotgun sequence DNA contains the following:
- the LOC143446674 gene encoding DC-STAMP domain-containing protein 2-like isoform X1: MFGSSARSTLLAGHDRASNALGVLGSIKVFVSDLMGRLFGSRNSSKDEELESALSSSSGSTWSSESDKDIKKRFILQKRSWGQQDLDVKGELEEGKESDKNLAVFFTRFLTGIVITQAFYLLLTYHSMWKPSTAAMWTGFFGFFISLGMAFLKPVRCIVALLLPTFSTGKGRSIIMAFSLMLVITGPSANIAYNYRQMSTSLTCGDELGFNVTQGLRPLVHDGKNAILSTMEDTIDAIIEAVEEAEERYRKFSEKLKSVTDVIKSLNNFMLNMGSICNAKLGAFLCIIPNFVAKQAKRLITEPVKDAIADIKAEFAFNISFVHELKYDVNASKSAHEISKDIMREVEEKIGGVTNVFEWVRFAMGFSTLFVILKAMKYREKYLTANEFDNFYITEDFVKLDNRRKKQGKVTVLPLRARENSKYIRPSNIWMSRAEVKKFAKGAIFLSINFFYTLAVIAIDYGFYTMLHSMTTSLSLRKQARSLAESIVKKAAKETAEAVGLGDRGSELASQLISLTVSGVGFVTVIYRSIASALERIASSEGYNFAIDKCLPIPRGPDYNLYIVILSLYLFLYILCIIEAYVLRTRRRIMARFYPKRERIRILYLRTRILGDRGVSTGGSPASSALQRACLSVQQTKEQDRTSLVTRLANKRGVVGWVARHLTGKTKHRCDICKLAGGAADSKLFTRCLRFGCRAQYCVECFEDLHRICVSCLLKQGNERRKPRRSGAGSREQDEEIYNELAQDLFDSSGISDSSATSTEDEEDDVDDVKTTKQVRFKDGYQRKYIPLDVGNESSSDDETNTGAT, translated from the exons ATGTTTGGATCAAGTGCGCGTTCAACTCTTTTAGCTGGTCATGACCGGGCTTCCAATGCTCTCGGTGTGCTAGGTTCaatcaaagtttttgtgtccGATCTTATGGGAAGATTGTTTGGTAGCAGGAACAGCAGCAAAGATGAAGAATTGGAGTCTGCACTATCTAGTAGTTCAGGTTCAACCTGGTCATCTGAGAGCGACAAAGACATTAAAAA AcgatttattttgcaaaagcgTTCTTGGGGGCAACAAGATCTTGATGTGAAAGGCGAACTTGAAGAGGGCAAAGAAAGTGACAAAAATCTTGCTGTTTTCTTTACCCGATTTTTAACGGGAATAGTCATAACACAAGCATTTTATTTGCTGCTAACCTACCATAGCATGTGGAAACCATCCACCGCTGCTATGTGGACGGGATTTTTTGGATTCTTTATTTCTCTCGGCATGGCTTTCTTGAAGCCAGTTCGTTGTATTGTGGCTTTGCTCTTGCCTACATTTTCCACAGGAAAAGGAAG AAGTATCATCATGGCATTTTCCTTGATGTTGGTAATAACGGGACCATCGGCTAACATCGCGTACAACTACCGCCAGATGTCGACATCTCTCACATGTGGAGACGAACTGGGCTTCAATGTCACGCAGGGTCTGCGGCCGCTGGTGCATGATGGGAAGAACGCAATTTTATCAACAATGGAAGACACGATAGACGCGATCATTGAGGCTGTGG AGGAAGCGGAAGAAAGGTATCGAAAATTTTCCGAGAAACTGAAATCTGTGACCGATGTTATTAAAAGCCTGAACAACTTTATGCTTAACATGGGCAGTATCTGTAACGCTAAACTCGGTGCTTTCCTATGCATTATTCCAAACTTCGTAGCAAAACAAGCAAAGAGACTTATTACTGAGCCCGTGAAAGACGCCATTGCGGATATCAAG GCAGAGTTTGCATTCAATATTTCGTTCGTTCACGAGCTTAAGTACGATGTGAACGCATCGAAATCTGCTCACGAGATAAGTAAAGACATCATGCGAGAAGtggaagaaaaaattggcGGGGTCACAAATGTATTTGAATGGGTTCGATTTGCCATGGGCTTTTCTACTCTTTTTGTTATTCTGAAAGCTATGAAGTACAG AGAGAAGTACCTAACAGCGAATGAATTTGACAACTTCTACATTACTGAAGATTTCGTCAAACTTGATAATCGACGTAAAAAGCAAGGAAAAGTGACGGTGCTTCCCCTAAGAGCAAGAGAAAATTCCAAATACATCAGACCAAGCAA CATATGGATGTCGCGCGCAGAAGTGAAAAAGTTCGCCAAAGGAGCAATATTTCTCTCGATTAATTTTTTCTACACTTTGGCCGTCATCGCCATCGACTACGGATTCTACACAATGCTTCATTCGATGACGACGTCACTATCCCTTCGCAAGCAAGCGCGCAGTCTCGCTGAGTCTATTGTCAAAAAAGCTGCAAAAGAAACAGCTGAAGCGGTTGGGTTGGGCGATAGAGGAAGCGAACTTGCATCCCAGTTGATCTCCCTCACTGTTAGCGGAGTTGGATTTGTCACTGTGATCTACAG GTCTATCGCCTCAGCGCTGGAAAGAATTGCCAGCAGTGAAGGATACAACTTCGCCATCGATAAGTGCTTGCCAATACCTCGTGGCCCTGATTACAACCTCTACATCGTGATTCTCTCTCTCTACCTTTTTCTCTACATTCTCTGCATAATAGAAGCATACGTTCTTCGAACACGGCGTCGAATCATGGCACGTTTTTATCCGAAACGCGAAAGAATTCGAATTCTTTACCTTCGAACGAGGATTTTGGGTGATCGAGGTGTGTCAACAGGAGGTAGTCCTGCCTCCAGCGCCCTCCAAAGGGCGTGCTTAAGCGTGCAACAGACCAAAGAACAAGATCGGACGAGTCTTGTGACGAGATTGGCAAACAAAAGAGGG GTAGTTGGCTGGGTAGCTCGTCATCTGACGGGTAAGACCAAGCATAGGTGTGACATCTGCAAACTTGCGGGCGGAGCCGCAGATTCTAAATTGTTCACTCGTTGTCTGAGGTTCGGGTGCAGGGCACAGTACTGCGTGGAATGCTTTGAAGATCTGCACAG GATCTGTGTCTCGTGCTTGTTGAAGCAAGGCAACGAGAGACGAAAGCCAAGAAGAAGTGGAGCAGGGTCGAGGGAACAGGATGAGGAGATCTATAACGAACTCGCTCAGGATCTCTTCGACTCCAGCGGCATCTCAGACTCTTCTGCAACTTCAACTGAGGATGAAGAAGATGACGTTGATGATGTAAAGACGACCAAACAAGTTCGATTTAAAGACGGTTATCAGAGAAAATACATACCGCTAGACGTCGGCAACGAGTCAAGTAGCGATGATGAGACGAACACTGGAGCGACATGA
- the LOC143446673 gene encoding LOW QUALITY PROTEIN: sodium channel protein type 4 subunit alpha B-like (The sequence of the model RefSeq protein was modified relative to this genomic sequence to represent the inferred CDS: deleted 2 bases in 1 codon), whose protein sequence is MVMNGNQKEEWAEKVENVFTFVYTFEALVKIVGRGFVLHDFSYLRDAWNCLDFLVIIAAYGLIILGELATATISGLTFLRAIRVLRIFKTVSAIPGLRMIVSALVASTKALRDAMLLSLLGFSMFSLVGIQLFRGTLQQKCVLLPPHLLLPLNCAVTSLKECTTLRNLSDDILRDFGSRSLLEVEHFISRSADLSDSLMSTASHESLRFPSTSTSMMSSNNLNASYIINEVKPLVSVNVSLDSSDYEFSWNKWIEDEDHFIKDGPNTYQLCGNQSSALHCPTYATCLRVGDNPNFGYTSFDNFHFAFLSVFRLSLQDNWEELYLQTLQANGGLAWFFFFAMIFLGTYYLINLNLAVVAFSYEEQRKSVANSLEEEKRELLQEKEILTKRRNATNVSSIQHQTINLRKTKTMFKRDWCWCYRFKNIFLLWTCCVGNSSLCRIREKLRTFFMKPTAEMLTVVLVILNTVVMAMEQWPKDRSLDIFLGSSNRVFTALFAVEMFLKMFALSPYHYFKKTWNIFDFVVVTLSLLEIAIADKLPNGLSVLRTFRLIRLVRILKLAKSWPTLSKLMGMIADSLSKVGYLTLVLLIVLVIFALAGMQTVGSEFYKDKVKGIPLRWHMNDFWHAFFVVFRIQCGEWIQSMWSCMHSVRDDSPAMVPMCVFVFLGVVFVGNLVVLNLFLALLLNSFSSDALNSGGGKSKSAKKVLKSLRSAGRKVIGKKRKIAPYAEETKNEAKVEKIDKKAVSTLGKIDDSKDGLPVGLLERSELFCTTNRHHSLSSLNHIAPIEKERESNETVFPVTILSEVSDENKLKDETSNISNGVLISVHNHSKTEANGCNNNSVNTPKHDMISTRATMSGSDSSVSIRLNQVVNQLPVRNGSSSMPEISFQLSADEEGGNLLTSTRGKKSNKAEQEKEGLSACMNKVVRHDVFESFLIFIILLSSVSLVFEDVHLASRPKLKIVLSILDRVFTAIFFVEMIMKWIGFGLKKYFTNGWCLLDFAIVVVSLISLALEIIATQNNASSTDLSSLRVLRSLRAFRPLRAMSRFRGIKVVTDALFRSIPSIFNVFMICLVFWLIFAIMGVNFFAGKMASCRWKESGEKVWARQDYENHVGLENHYPRPPIDVTNRSSCLQLANLTGGKVIWKNLHINFDNVAISYVALLQVATFKGWMPIMYAAVDAPGEVNQQPIRDNNVAYYAFFVAFIIFGAFFTLNLFISVVIDNFNQQKKKFELSERSLFITESQQKAYDAIKNMKTKLPRKLNRCPQAAWRERLYLVVTGDKFELVVLVVTLLNLVGMAVEHNDMTEVEEKTLKIINYAFVGVFSVEIALRMTAMGKFYFYSPWNIFDFFLILTSLLINVISSVIIAAHAGSGDPISTSPWLPMLRMIRVVRILRVARVASGVRTLLFALMLSIPALFNIGSLLFLFMFIYAIFGMSQFGHVEKSGAINEILNFETFPSTMLLLFQMSTSAGWDGFMEPTLYVEEPDCSSGLDGSPRTCMSTTFLGYFYFISYLLLTFVIITNMYIAVILENFDVATKDHEKALTADDFEHFFDMWQRFDKKGRGKLSLEQLSDLLHVVDRPLRMKQPNKMHIANMRIPMCKGHKLFIVDVAAALIKNILGTEGFSEEMEKELKSYYQRHANKSLRADDGLRVTDTYSFTMARDGNENAVCKASESDSSESLRSSCQAEDFQEVEKVHVVELEVNLPSKTSSFLHTEDDVEEEDGKKRCGSDRIKTKGTSTGGNGATHASRKQNCHSLIQQEIAERRKVFFSNKDFERRLTLSTSYQHQLLSSTKSRNLDKEELKATSETDRKMTINDPPKTCAISQEHFPKSGARVSTDDSTIVAVNNVLRNTPDGDNRKHRISDLKR, encoded by the exons ATGGTGATGAATGGGAACCAGAAGGAAGAGTGGGCGGAGAAAGTGGA GAACGTCTTCACCTTCGTCTACACTTTTGAGGCGTTGGTTAAGATCGTGGGTCGCGGCTTCGTCCTACACGACTTCAGCTACCTCAGGGATGCCTGGAATTGCTTGGATTTTCTCGTCATAATTGCAGC TTATGGTCTCATCATTCTTGGGGAGTTAGCAACAGCGACAATTAGCGGATTAACATTTCTTCGTGCAATCCGAGTCCTTCGAATATTCAAGACGGTGTCAGCGATACCAG GCCTCCGCATGATTGTTTCTGCTCTCGTCGCTTCCACGAAAGCGCTCAGAGACGCGATGCTTCTCAGTCTCCTCGGCTTCTCCATGTTTTCCCTGGTTGGAATCCAGCTCTTCCGTGGGACTCTTCAGCAAAAATGTGTTCTGCTTCCACCTCATCTGCTGCTGCCTCTTAACTGCGC tgtgacgtcattgaaAGAATGTACGACGTTGAGGAACCTCTCCGACGACATCTTGCGGGATTTCGGGAGCAGGAGTTTGTTAGAAGTggaacattttatttcaagatCTGCGGATCTCTCCGACTC ATTGATGAGCACAGCAAGCCATGAATCTCTAAGATTTCCCAGCACATCAACTTCTATGATGTCATCAAATAACCTAAACGCTTCTTACATCATAAATGAGGTCAAACCATTGGTTTCTGTAAATGTCTCTCTCGATTCCAGCGATTACGAATTTAGCTGGAATAAATGGATTGAGGACGAAGATCATTTCATCAAAGACGGGCCCAATACGTATCAGCTTTGCGGGAATCAGAGCAGCGCGTT ACACTGCCCTACGTACGCAACTTGTCTCAGAGTAGGGGATAACCCGAATTTCGGCTACACGAGTTTCGACAATTTTCATTTCGCTTTTCTCTCCGTGTTCCGGCTTTCACTGCAGGATAATTGGGAGGAGCTTTATCTGCAAACTCTACAAGCAAATG GTGGCTTGGCGTggtttttcttctttgctATGATCTTCCTCGGGACATATTACCTCATCAACCTCAACCTCGCCGTTGTGGCTTTCTCTTATGAGGAGCAGAGAAAAAGCGTCGCAAACTCTTTGGAAGAGGAGAAGAGAGAGCTTTTGCAGGAGAAG GAAATCTTAACGAAGCGTCGGAACGCGACAAACGTCTCGTCCATACAACACCAAACGATAAATTTAAGGAAAACAAAGACGATGTTTAAGAGAGACTGGTGTTGGTGTTACcgctttaaaaatattttcttatt ATGGACGTGTTGTGTAGGAAATAGTTCCTTGTGCAGGATCAGGGAAAAACTTCGCACATTCTTCATGAAACCGACCGCTGAAATGCTTACAGTGGTTTTGGTCATTTTGAATACAGTTGTCATGGCAATGGAGCAGTGGCCCAAGGATAGAAGCCTAGATATTTTTCTCGGTTCTTCAAATAGG GTGTTTACGGCGCTTTTCGCCGTTGAAATGTTCTTGAAAATGTTCGCCCTGTCTCCGTATcattactttaaaaaaacttgGAACATTTTTGACTTTGTTGTTGTCACTCTGAGTCTGCTTGAGATCGCAATTGCCGACAAACTCCCCAATGGACTCTCGGTGCTCAGAACCTTCAGGCTCATACGTCTG GTTCGAATTTTGAAACTGGCCAAGTCGTGGCCAACGCTGAGCAAGTTGATGGGAATGATCGCGGATTCGCTGAGCAAGGTCGGATATCTGACCCTGGTTCTACTCATCGTTCTCGTCATATTTGCCCTGGCCGGGATGCAGACAGTTGGGAGCGAATTTTACAAAGATAAAGTGAAG GGCATTCCTCTTCGCTGGCATATGAACGATTTCTGGCACGCT TTTTTCGTGGTTTTCCGTATTCAGTGTGGAGAATGGATTCAAAGCATGTGGAGCTGTATGCATTCTGTACGAGATGATTCACCGGCAATGGTTCCTATGTGCGTCTTTGTGTTCCTCGGTGTTGTTTTCGTCGGAAACTTAGTT GTGCTAAATCTGTTTCTGGCGCTGCTCTTGAACTCCTTCAGCAGCGATGCTCTAAACAGCGGTGGTGGAAAGTCAAAAAGCgctaaaaaagttttgaagtcTTTGCGGAGTGCTGGACGGAAG GTTATTGGAAAAAAGCGCAAGATTGCTCCTTACgctgaagaaacaaaaaatgaggCTAAAGTGGAAAAAATCGACAAAAAAGCTGTCAGCACTTTGGGGAAAATTGACGATAGTAAAGACGGT TtaccagtaggcctacttgaaAGAAGCGAATTGTTTTGCACCACCAACCGACACCATTCGCTATCTTCACTTAACCACATTGCACCCATTGAAAAAGAAAGAGAATCGAATGAAACGGTATTCCCTGTGACGATATTGTCGGAAGTGTCTGACGAAAATAAACTGAAAGATGAAACATCAAACATCTCCAACGGGGTTCTCATCTCGGTACACAATCATTCTAAAACTGAAGCAAATGGATGCAACAAC aATTCTGTAAACACGCCCAAACATGATATGATATCTACG cGCGCCACAATGTCTGGCAGCGATTCCTCTGTTTCGATTCGATTGAATCAAGTTGTCAATCAACTCCCGGTCAGAAACGGGTCTTCTAGTATGCCGGAAATCTCTTTTCAGCTTTCCGCGGATGAGGAAGGCGGCAATTTATTGACGTCCACCAGAGGAAAGAAATCAAACAAGGCAGAGCAGGAGAAAGAGGGATTAAGCGCTTGCATGAACAAAGTGGTCAGACATGATGTTTTCGAGTCCTTCCTCATATTCATCATTCTGCTGAGCAGTGTGAGCTTG GTTTTTGAAGATGTCCACTTAGCCTCCCGGCCAAAACTGAAGATCGTTTTGAGCATTCTCGACCGAGTTTTCACTGCAATTTTTTTCGTGGAAATGATCATGAAATGGATAGGGTTCGGTCTGAAGAAATACTTCACCAATGGCTGGTGCCTGCTGGACTTTGCAATTGTTGTG GTCTCTCTAATCTCTTTGGCTTTAGAGATCATTGCTACCCAGAACAATGCAAGCTCCACCGATCTTTCTTCGCTCCGAGTTCTCAGAAGTCTGCGCGCTTTTCGTCCATTGAGGGCGATGTCACGGTTTCGTGGGATAAAG GTTGTAACGGATGCGCTGTTCCGGTCGATTCCCTCCATCTTCAACGTGTTCATGATCTGTCTCGTATTCTGGCTCATCTTCGCCATCATGGGAGTGAATTTCTTCGCCGGGAAGATGGCTTCTTGCAGATGGAAGGAGAGcggagaaaaagtttgggcCAGGCAGGATTACGAAAA CCATGTAGGTTTGGAAAATCATTATCCCCGCCCTCCCATTGACGTCACCAATCGCAGTAGCTGCTTGCAGTTGGCCAACCTTACCGGTGGGAAAGTGATTTGGAAGAATCTTCACATAAATTTTGACAACGTGGCAATCTCGTACGTGGCCCTTCTCCAG GTGGCCACCTTCAAAGGGTGGATGCCCATCATGTACGCTGCGGTTGATGCTCCTGGCGAAGTCAATCAGCAACCAATCAGAGACAACAACGTGGCGTATTACGCGTTCTTTGTCGCTTTTATAATATTCGGCGCTTTTTTCACCTTAAACCTGTTCATATCGGTTGTGATTGACAACTTCAATCaacaaaagaagaaatttgaaCTCTCGGAAAGGTCACTCTTCATAACAGAG TCTCAGCAAAAAGCATACGATGCGATAAAGAACATGAAAACAAAGCTTCCCCGGAAGTTGAATCGTTGTCCGCAGGCGGCTTGGCGGGAACGTCTTTACTTGGTCGTTACAGGAGACAAGTTTGAGCTGGTGGTGCTAGTGGTCACTCTTCTCAATCTGGTTGGAATGGCGGTCGAACACAATGATATGACTGAAG TGGAGGAAAAGACGCTTAAGATTATCAACTACGCCTTCGTTGGTGTCTTCTCGGTGGAAATAGCCTTGCGCATGACAGCGATGGGAAAGTTCTACTTCTACAGTCCTTGGAACATCTTTGACTTTTTCCTCATTCTGACGTCACTCTTAA TCAACGTCATTTCTTCCGTCATAATCGCTGCCCATGCCGGATCGGGCGATCCCATTTCCACGTCGCCATGGTTACCCATGCTGCGAATGATTCGAGTCGTGAGAATTTTGAGAGTCGCGCGAGTGGCGAGCGGGGTTCGAACCTTGCTTTTCGCGCTCATGCTCTCGATTCCCGCCCTTTTCAATATCGGCAGCTTGCTCTTTCTTTTTATGTTCATCTACGCCATATTTGGAATGTCGCAGTTCGGACATGTCGAGAAAAGCGGCGCGATAAACGaaattcttaattttgaaactttcCCCAGTACCATGTTGCTGCTCTTTCAG ATGTCAACGTCAGCGGGTTGGGATGGCTTCATGGAGCCAACCTTGTATGTCGAAGAACCCGATTGCTCATCCGGTCTAGATGGGTCACCACGAACCTGCATGAGCACAACATTTCTTGGATACTTTTACTTCATAAG TTACCTTCTCCTTACCTTCGTCATCATAACCAACATGTACATCGCTGTCATTCTCGAAAACTTCGACGTCGCCACAAAAGACCACGAGAAGGCGTTAACCGCCGATGATTTCGAACATTTCTTCGACATGTGGCAGAGATTTGACAAGAAGGGTAGAGGAAAG CTTTCGTTGGAACAACTCAGTGATTTGCTTCACGTTGTGGACCGGCCGCTTAGGATGAAGCAGCCCAACAAGATGCACATCGCCAACATGCGGATACCAATGTGCAAAGGACATAAACTCTTTATTGTTGATGTCGCTGCTGCGCTAATCAAGAATATACTAG GCACGGAAGGATTTTCTGAGGAGATggaaaaagaacttaaatctTATTACCAACGCCACGCCAACAAGTCCTTGAGGGCAGACGACGGATTAAGAGTCACTGACACCTACTCTTTCACCATGGCCAGAGACGGAAACGAAAATGCGGTGTGCAAAGCCAGCGAAAGTGACTCTTCGGAGAGCTTGCGAAGCTCGTGCCAGGCGGAAGATTTTCAAGAGGTTGAAAAAGTTCATGTCGTTGAACTTGAGGTTAACCTCCCGTCCAAAACCAGCAGTTTCCTTCACACGGAGGATGATGTGGAAGAGGAGGATGGGAAAAAAAGATGCGGATCTGATCGGATAAAAACTAAGGGAACGTCAACGGGAGGGAACGGAGCAACTCACGCAAGTCGGAAGCAAAATTGTCACTCTCTCATCCAACAAGAAATCGCCGAGAGGAGAAAAGTCTTCTTCTCAAACAAAGACTTTGAGCGGCGTTTAACTTTAAGTACATCCTATCAGCACCAGTTGCTATCCTCTACTAAGTCACGAAATCTCGACAAGGAAGAATTAAAAGCGACCTCGGAGACTGACCGTAAAATGACTATCAACGACCCGCCCAAAACATGCGCAATTTCTCAAGAACATTTTCCCAAATCCGGTGCACGAGTCTCAACAGACGACTCGACGATAGTGGCTGTAAATAATGTTTTACGAAATACGCCAGATGGCGATAACCGGAAGCATAGAATTTCAGACCTCAAGCGATAA
- the LOC143446674 gene encoding DC-STAMP domain-containing protein 2-like isoform X2 codes for MWKPSTAAMWTGFFGFFISLGMAFLKPVRCIVALLLPTFSTGKGRSIIMAFSLMLVITGPSANIAYNYRQMSTSLTCGDELGFNVTQGLRPLVHDGKNAILSTMEDTIDAIIEAVEEAEERYRKFSEKLKSVTDVIKSLNNFMLNMGSICNAKLGAFLCIIPNFVAKQAKRLITEPVKDAIADIKAEFAFNISFVHELKYDVNASKSAHEISKDIMREVEEKIGGVTNVFEWVRFAMGFSTLFVILKAMKYREKYLTANEFDNFYITEDFVKLDNRRKKQGKVTVLPLRARENSKYIRPSNIWMSRAEVKKFAKGAIFLSINFFYTLAVIAIDYGFYTMLHSMTTSLSLRKQARSLAESIVKKAAKETAEAVGLGDRGSELASQLISLTVSGVGFVTVIYRSIASALERIASSEGYNFAIDKCLPIPRGPDYNLYIVILSLYLFLYILCIIEAYVLRTRRRIMARFYPKRERIRILYLRTRILGDRGVSTGGSPASSALQRACLSVQQTKEQDRTSLVTRLANKRGVVGWVARHLTGKTKHRCDICKLAGGAADSKLFTRCLRFGCRAQYCVECFEDLHRICVSCLLKQGNERRKPRRSGAGSREQDEEIYNELAQDLFDSSGISDSSATSTEDEEDDVDDVKTTKQVRFKDGYQRKYIPLDVGNESSSDDETNTGAT; via the exons ATGTGGAAACCATCCACCGCTGCTATGTGGACGGGATTTTTTGGATTCTTTATTTCTCTCGGCATGGCTTTCTTGAAGCCAGTTCGTTGTATTGTGGCTTTGCTCTTGCCTACATTTTCCACAGGAAAAGGAAG AAGTATCATCATGGCATTTTCCTTGATGTTGGTAATAACGGGACCATCGGCTAACATCGCGTACAACTACCGCCAGATGTCGACATCTCTCACATGTGGAGACGAACTGGGCTTCAATGTCACGCAGGGTCTGCGGCCGCTGGTGCATGATGGGAAGAACGCAATTTTATCAACAATGGAAGACACGATAGACGCGATCATTGAGGCTGTGG AGGAAGCGGAAGAAAGGTATCGAAAATTTTCCGAGAAACTGAAATCTGTGACCGATGTTATTAAAAGCCTGAACAACTTTATGCTTAACATGGGCAGTATCTGTAACGCTAAACTCGGTGCTTTCCTATGCATTATTCCAAACTTCGTAGCAAAACAAGCAAAGAGACTTATTACTGAGCCCGTGAAAGACGCCATTGCGGATATCAAG GCAGAGTTTGCATTCAATATTTCGTTCGTTCACGAGCTTAAGTACGATGTGAACGCATCGAAATCTGCTCACGAGATAAGTAAAGACATCATGCGAGAAGtggaagaaaaaattggcGGGGTCACAAATGTATTTGAATGGGTTCGATTTGCCATGGGCTTTTCTACTCTTTTTGTTATTCTGAAAGCTATGAAGTACAG AGAGAAGTACCTAACAGCGAATGAATTTGACAACTTCTACATTACTGAAGATTTCGTCAAACTTGATAATCGACGTAAAAAGCAAGGAAAAGTGACGGTGCTTCCCCTAAGAGCAAGAGAAAATTCCAAATACATCAGACCAAGCAA CATATGGATGTCGCGCGCAGAAGTGAAAAAGTTCGCCAAAGGAGCAATATTTCTCTCGATTAATTTTTTCTACACTTTGGCCGTCATCGCCATCGACTACGGATTCTACACAATGCTTCATTCGATGACGACGTCACTATCCCTTCGCAAGCAAGCGCGCAGTCTCGCTGAGTCTATTGTCAAAAAAGCTGCAAAAGAAACAGCTGAAGCGGTTGGGTTGGGCGATAGAGGAAGCGAACTTGCATCCCAGTTGATCTCCCTCACTGTTAGCGGAGTTGGATTTGTCACTGTGATCTACAG GTCTATCGCCTCAGCGCTGGAAAGAATTGCCAGCAGTGAAGGATACAACTTCGCCATCGATAAGTGCTTGCCAATACCTCGTGGCCCTGATTACAACCTCTACATCGTGATTCTCTCTCTCTACCTTTTTCTCTACATTCTCTGCATAATAGAAGCATACGTTCTTCGAACACGGCGTCGAATCATGGCACGTTTTTATCCGAAACGCGAAAGAATTCGAATTCTTTACCTTCGAACGAGGATTTTGGGTGATCGAGGTGTGTCAACAGGAGGTAGTCCTGCCTCCAGCGCCCTCCAAAGGGCGTGCTTAAGCGTGCAACAGACCAAAGAACAAGATCGGACGAGTCTTGTGACGAGATTGGCAAACAAAAGAGGG GTAGTTGGCTGGGTAGCTCGTCATCTGACGGGTAAGACCAAGCATAGGTGTGACATCTGCAAACTTGCGGGCGGAGCCGCAGATTCTAAATTGTTCACTCGTTGTCTGAGGTTCGGGTGCAGGGCACAGTACTGCGTGGAATGCTTTGAAGATCTGCACAG GATCTGTGTCTCGTGCTTGTTGAAGCAAGGCAACGAGAGACGAAAGCCAAGAAGAAGTGGAGCAGGGTCGAGGGAACAGGATGAGGAGATCTATAACGAACTCGCTCAGGATCTCTTCGACTCCAGCGGCATCTCAGACTCTTCTGCAACTTCAACTGAGGATGAAGAAGATGACGTTGATGATGTAAAGACGACCAAACAAGTTCGATTTAAAGACGGTTATCAGAGAAAATACATACCGCTAGACGTCGGCAACGAGTCAAGTAGCGATGATGAGACGAACACTGGAGCGACATGA
- the LOC143446677 gene encoding sodium channel protein type 4 subunit alpha-like, translating into MAMIRGRALGRLNEGENNKKDEYSVPTIADTSSKTRPLARLKQQRRLTISYSKTPEKVLVPIDDPDPYYKDKKTFLVLNRDRVIYRFSEEKSLFLFGRSSKVRKTFVNILINKYPLFEEFIYLKLTIVTNDIRLSIIPSQYALLCKIKIFQRYFA; encoded by the exons ATGGCGATGATAAGGGGAAGAGCTCTAGGGAGGTTGAATGAGGGTGAAAATAACAAGAAAGATGAATACAGTGTTCCCACAATAGCGGACACATCGAGCAAG aCCCGGCCACTTGCAAGGCTGAAGCAGCAAAGAAGATTGACGATCAGTTATTCCAAAACTCCGGAGAAGGTTCTAGTCCCGATCGACGATCCTGATCCATATTACAAGGACAAAAAG ACCTTCCTTGTTTTGAACCGAGACCGCGTCATTTATCGCTTCAGCGAGGAAAAGTCGCTCTTTCTCTTCGGACGAAGTAGCAAAGTTCGGAAGACATTTGTCAACATTCTCATCAACAAATATCCTTTGTTCGAGGAATTTATTTACCTGAAGCTAACTATTGTAACCAATGACATACGTTTGTCGATTATTCCGTCGCAATACGCATTGTTATGTAAGATTAAGATTTTCCAAAGATATTTTGCTTAA